CCAACATCGTTTCCGTCTATGCTTCTCACCAATTGGATAACCACCACGCCATGGTCATGGAGTACGTTGAGGGCGAATCCCTGCGCGATATTCTGCGCCAGAGAGGGCACTTGAGTGTACTTGAGGCTGTCGGTAATATGAGACAACTCTTGCGCGGCCTGCGCTATGCTCACAGCTTTAACATCGTGCACCTGGATATCAAACCCGGCAATCTGATCCGCACCCCCACGGGACAACTCAAAATCTCTGATTTCGGTATCGCCGCTATTGCGGGCATTCACCCCAGCGAGGAAGATGGTTTTATCATGGCGACTCCCTGGTATGCCGCTCCGGAACAACTCTGCGGCCGTCCGGCGGATCAACGCTGCGACCTGTTCTCGGCTGGTGTTACCCTGTATGAGATGCTTACGGGAGAGATCCCCTACGACGCCGGTGCCTGGGATCCTGAGCACCCAAAGAAATGGGTCGATCGAATCAAAGAGTGGATGCCGCCGTCATCTAAACGCGAAGGCATCGACAAAGCCTTGGATGAGTTCGTCTCCAGGTCCGTCCAGAAAAAACCCGAGCGCCGGTTTCAGACTGCCGGCGAAATGCTGATCGCCCTGGACGGAATCCGCCTCGCCACTTTGCCTGCTTAGTTGAAGGAAAGGAGGTCAAATGCAATTGAATGTGTATTGGATAATCGCCCTGGTCCTGCTGATTGCCGCCCTGTTGGGGATGGGCATCCTGATCCGGCGCCGGAAATCCCTCTACGATGAGATCGATTCCGAACTGGATGAGGAATCGTCAGCTGAAGAAGAAGTGTTCCCCCCGGCCCACGACCTATTTGATTCCTCCGTGTGGGGGCGGGTGGATATAATGGTGGAGGGCCGGCGCATTAGCACCCAGCGGGTTCACTTGACCACCGCGACAATCGGCCGGGATCCCGGTCAGGCCCAGATTGTGATTCCCGAGTTGATTGTCTCAAAGCAGCATTGTGAGTTGTTTGAAAAATCAGGCAGTTTGTGGATCCGCGATGCCGGATCCACCAACGGCTTGTTCCGTGACGGAGAGCAGATTCAGGAGGCTGAAGTCACCCATGGAGCTGTCTTTTCACTGGGACGGCGAGGCAGCGTTAAGCTGGTTTTTACCACGGATCCCCCCCAGGAAAGTTGACGGGCCGTTTCAAACGCCGGGCTTGGCGGGCGGGTTGTCGATGCGCAGGATCCCGTCTTGATCGTCCAGGCGGGTAAGCAATTCAATGATTTTCAACCCCAGCACGGGGTGAACCATTTGTGGGGCGATTTCCGCCAGGGGCACGAGTACAAAGGCGCGCCGCGTCATGCGCGGATGGGGGATGGTTAATTCAGCGGTATTGTGCACGCGATGTCCCGCCAGCAGAATGTCCGCATCCAGACAACGGGAGCGTGGAGGACCCGGGCGCAGGCCGCGGCCCATCAAGGCTTCAATCACTTTGATCCATTGCAGCAATTGCATGGGCTCAAGTCCTGAGTCCAGGCGCAGGGCCAGGTTAAAAAAATCGGGAGTCCCCGAGGGCATACCTTGCGGACGGGTTCGGTACAATGAAGAAACCGGACCGATTCGGCCCTGCGCCCCAAGGTGGCGGATGCCCTTTTCGAGGTTGCGACGGCGATTACCCAGGTTGGATCCCATTGACAAGTAATAGATCATGAAATGTTATTATGCGCATGTGGCCGGGTTTGTGCAATCCTTCGGGAACTTTTCTTTTGCGGTTGCGTTATGGATGGATAGAGGAGGATCAACATGACACAGCGTTGGATTTTAATTCCTGCGATTATGATACTGACTGGAGGGATGCTTTTCCCCGCGGTCAAACGCAGCACTGAAGTGTTTCCCGTAACCGCCCGGGGAGTGCTGACCCTGGAGAACGTGAATGGAAAAATTGAGTTGTCCACCCATGATCGGGATGAGATCCGCGTTGTTCTGGAGAAAGTGGCAAAAACAAACAAAGAACTGGAAGAAGTGGATGTGCGCATGAAGTTGGAGGACAACCACTTGCATGTGAACGTAAAACGCCTGCGTCGTGATACCCGCTCCCGGGTGAATTTCCAGGTGATTGTCCCAACGGGGCTGGAAAAGGTGGGGTTGAATTCCGTAAACGGTTCCGTCCGCTCGGTCGGTGAAATCGGCAAGCTGGAGATCGAATCCGTCAACGGCGCCATCAGCCAGCGCGGTGTGTTTGCATCCGGGTACTTCCGAACGGTCAACGGCGGAATTGAATTGGTTCACGTCAAACCCCTGGCCGGTGGAATCAATGTCCGCACCGTAAACGGCGCCGTTCAGTTGGAGATTGAACGCTCTTCCGGTTTCAAGGCGAACGGCGAAACCCTGAACGGATCCGTGCGCTCGGATTTCGACCTGGAAGTGGACAGGGGCCTGGTGGGCCGATCGATTCGCGGCACCGTGGGCGACGGCCGGCATTCAGTGCGGATAAAAACCGTGAATGGAAGTATCAAGATCTTAGCTATATAAAGTTGAAGAGTTGAAATACCCTTTCGGGCATAAAAGGGAAGTTGAATAAAGGTGGCAGGTAACAGGAAGACAGGAGACAGTCGCTTGCCCCTTGCCAATCACCACTGGTACCTCGCTCCTCGCCACTGGCCCCTTTCGGTACTCGTAGAAAGTAGAAGGTAGAAAAAAGCATTGAGTGAGTGGGAGGCTTTTTTTTATTCGTTCTTCCTTATTCGTTGTTCGGAATTCCTTGATTCTCATCACAAAAGCCTGAAGTCTCCTCATCACCAACGCGCTTCGCGCCTCATCACAAGCACTCGTGAGTTCTCATCACAAGAACGAGTTGAAGAAAAGAAGGTGACAGGGCGCGCTCCTGCCGGATCTGGTATAATGCCGGTTATGCGGCGGGAAATTTTTGTAGGGTCCGTGGGCATCGGCGGCAACCATGCGGTTTCCATCCAGTCCATGACCAACACCGATACCCGGGACGTGGATGTCACCCTGGCGCAGATCCGCGCCCTGGCCACGGCGGGATGCGAGATCGTGCGCGTGGCGTTGCCCGCGCATGATGCCGTTGATGCGTTCGGCCTCATTGTCCGGGATTCTTTCCTGCCGGTGATCGCGGACGTGCATTTCGACGCTTCCCTGGCCCTGGCGGCGATTGAGGCCGGGGCCCACGGATTGCGCATCAACCCGGGAAACATTGGCGACCGGCGCCGCCTGGTACCGGTTATTCGATCCGCGGCGGAACGCGGGACTCCCATCCGCATCGGCGTAAACGCCGGCTCATTAGAAAAGCGCTTCCGCGATTCCGCGCAGCCCCGTTACCGGGCCATGGTGGATTCCCTGATGCAACATGTGCGCTTTTTTAGAGACCAGGGTTTTGAACTTATCAAGATCTCGTTGAAGTCTTCGCGGGTGAAAGAGACCGTGGCGGCCAACCGCCTGGTGGTTCAGGCATGCAATTATCCGATCCACCTTGGCGTTACAGAGGCCGGTTCGGGCCTGGACGGCGAAGTCAAGTCCGCGGTGGGAATCGGCGCGCTGCTCTTGGACGGCATCGGGGATACCATCCGCGTGAGCCTGACCGCGGATCCCGTTCGCGAAGTCCGCGTGGCCAAGGCCCTGCTGGCCGCGGTCGGACTGCGCCGGACCGGGGTCGAGGTGATCTCCTGCCCCACCTGCGCCCGCACTTCCGTGGACCTGATCCCCCTGGTCGAGAGAGTAAAAAGCTGCCTGGCGGGCCTAAAGTCCGGACGGCGCCTGACCGTTGCGGTCATGGGGTGTGAAGTGAACGGTCCGGGGGAGGCGCGGGACGCCGACGTGGGCCTGGCGTTTTCGCGTACGCGCGGATTCATTTTTCGTAACGGGAAAGTGGTGGCACGGGTCGAAGTTGCGCAAGCGGTGGAGCGGCTGGAAAAGGAAGTCCGGCGCATGCTGGCTTCCGGCGAGTGATTGTCTTGCCCCCAGGATTGTGCTATTTTATTGGGGATTCTTCATGAATATCTACCTGGATAAACTCGACCTGCAGGGATTCAAGTCTTTTCCCGAAAAGACCGTGATCCGTCTCCATCAAGGCATTACCGCCGTGGTGGGGCCCAACGGCTGCGGCAAGAGCAACATTGTGGACGCCATTTTCTGGGTGCTGGGCGAACAGCGCATCAAGAACCTGCGGGGTGAAGTCAACGAGGACCTGATTTTCAACGGCAGCATGCAACTCAAACCTTTGGGCATGGCCGAAGTCGGGGCGCATTTCGTTAAAGGCGATGAAAACGTTTACATGGCGCGCCGCTTTTTCCGCACCGGTGAAAGCAAATACATTCTCAATGACAAGTACTGCCGCAACCGAGATATCCAGGACGCTTTGTACGACATGCAGTTGGGGGAGCGCAAGTACTTTATCTTTGAACAGGGCAGCATTGACAAGTTGATCTCTTTGAAGCCCAGTGAGAAACGCTTGTTGATTGAAGAGGCGGCCGGCATTCTCCAGTACCTGGAGCGCAAGAAAGAAACCGCCCAGAAACTCGTTGTGGCGGAACAGAACCTGGACAACCTGGAGATATTGGGCGCGGACAAGGAATCCCGCCTGAAGGAACTGAGAAACCAGGTAAATTATGTGCGCCGTTACCGCGAGTTCAAAGAAAAGCGCGAGGCGCTGTTGTCAACCCTGCTTTTCAGGCGGCACCGGGGGTTGGCGGATTCTTTTGCCACAACCCGGACCAGCCTGGAAAAACTGCTGGAAAAAGAGAAGTCCCTGAATTTCGAGATCACCCGCCGCGAGAAAGAATCGCTGGAAGATGAGGAATGCCGCTGGAAACTGGATCGTGAGCTGAAACAGGAACAACATGAAGTTTACGAGAGCCGCCGGCGCATCCAGGAATTGCGCAATGACGCGGATAAGTTGGAGCAGCGGCGGTCTTTCCTTGAGCAGCGTATCCACGAGTTGGAAACGCTTTGCGCCAACGCCGTCAAGGAAGGGGAATCGTTGGGACAAGAGGCCGATACCGCGGCGGCTGAAGTGGCGGACCTGGAATCGTGCTTGAAAGAGGTTCGCGAAAAGAGCGTCGCTATCGATGCGCGCCTGGATGCTGTCAAGTTACGTATCAAAGAGAATGCGACCCGCAACGCGGAATCGCGGGACGCGGCGTTTCGCCTGCAGAACGAGTTGTCCGGAATCAGTAACATCATCCGGGACATGGACAAGCGTTCAGGGCGGCTGGAAAATGAAATCGAGGCCAAGTCGGCATTTGTGGCCGAGTTGGCCGCCCAGCTGAATGAAAAAGAAATCCAGGAGGCCGAAACCAGGCTGAACCAGGCGCGGGCGCGGGAGCAAAAGGATTCCCAGGCATTCAGAGCTGAAAGCGAGCGCCTGCAGGTAGCCGGCCGGGAGCTTGAGAAACTCATCGCCGAAGAGAAAAATGCCTCCGGTGAGGTCCGCAACCTGCAAAGCCAGATCGACAAGTACCAGCAGGTTCGAGAGCGGCTGAACCGGAATGGACAAAACGGGGAAAAAATCGAAACCGCGGGGCTACTCCAGGAGCAGGTCCAGGCGGAACGCGACGATCATCGCTGGTTGGAGAATTTCTATTTCGAGGAGATGACCGCACCATTGCTCAAGCGCAATGCGGATGCGTTGCAAAGCGCCTTGCCCAGGTTGTGGTTGCGGCGGGAACGCCGGGATGAGACGCCTGCGGAGATTGAACGGGATCCTGGTGTGCTGGCGCGGGTCAAGGATCGATTTTCAGTCCGGGACACTCAATTCAAACAGGCATTGCGTAACGGCGTGCTGGTACGCAGCCTTGAAGACGGATTGCGCATTTTCGAGACCCATGGCGTCAATGTGGTCACTCCGGACGGAGTTGTGATCACCCGCGACGGCATCATGGTGCGCAACCGCGAGCGCGGTATTCTCGACGTAATGGATGAAATCCGCGCGGCCCAGGCATCCCAGGCGGAGTGGGAAAAAGTTATCAGCCGGCTCGGCGAGGAAAGGAAAACGGCTGAAGCCGAACTGCAAAAAATCCAGACCGGGCGCGGCGAACTGGAAAACCGGCTGCGGAATGTACGCGGTGAACTCACTGGATGGCAGACCCGTCTGGAGACCCTAAAGCGTGACCGGGATGCCGTGATGAAACGGGTAGAGCGAACCCGGGCTGAAATCCAGTTTCTGAAAGCGGAAAAGCGGGCCCTGGAAACCGAATTCGTTGCCCGGGAGGCCAGCCAAAAAGCGCTCGATGACCAGATGGAAGAGATGCGGCGCACCCTAGATAGCGCGACCGACACCGAGAAAGAAACAGTCGCGGAATCCGCCCGGGTGGAAAAAGAGCTCTTGCAGTCAGAGGGCCGGGTCAATCTGCTTGCCGAGCAACTGCGCTCGCACCAGGCCGACCTGCGCCGCCTGCAGGAAGCGGGGCGCAACCTGGAAGCACGGCGCAGCGCCCACGAAGAGGAATGCCGCAACCTGAAACAGGAACTGTCCAGTTCAGGTGAAAAAGTAGTCACGCTGAGGCGGGAAGCGGATGAACTGGAGGGCAAACGCGAGAAGCGGGAGAAAGCGATCCGCGAGCAGGAAGGGCGTTTCCAGGAGTTGTCCGGGCGGCTGCGTGAACGCACCCGGGAGCTGGAGGCTTTGCGGACCGAGTTGGAGGAGGTGCGAAATAAACGCGGCGCACTGGAAATTGAAGTCTCTTCCCTAAAAAAAGATACCGCGCGTCTCCAGGACATTGCCTTTCAGGAATTGAATACGGACCTGGAAAGCCTGGTTCCCGGCGAGGAATGGCAAGATCTGGACCTGGGACAACTTCAGGAAGAATCAGACCAGTCCAACCTCAGGCTGACAAAGATGCGCGACAGCAATCGTCTCAACTTCTCCGCTGAATCCGAATACGAGATCCTGTCAAAGGAATATGGGTTTCTGATCTCTCAGAAAGAAGACGTGATGAAATCCATTAATGACCTGAACGAGGCCATCCGCAGGATTGACGCCGAATCCCGCCAGAGTTTCATGGAAGCATTCGAAAAGATCCGGGGATATTTTCTCAAGAATTTCCAGATCCTCTTTGAAGGTGGCGACGCGGAAATGGCTTTAACGGATCCGGATGACATACTGGAATCCGGCTTGGAGATCCAGGCCCAACCCCCCGGAAAGAAGCTGCAAAGCCTGCGCCTTTTGTCCGGCGGGGAAAAAACCCTGACCTCGCTGGCGTTCCTGTTTGCTCTTTTTGAGTACAAACCCTCCCCTTTCTGTGTTTTCGACGAAGTGGACGCCTCCCTGGACGAGGCCAATATCCAGCGCTTTCTGAAGTTTTTGCACAAGCTCAAGGCCCAGACCCAGTTCCTGATCATCACCCACAATTTCAAAACCATGGAAGAGGCGGACTACATCTACGGCATCAGCATGAATGAACCGGGTGTCTCGTCGGTGTTTTCCATGCGCATGACCGGGCGCGGCGGTTTGCAGGTAGCGGATCGTCCGGAATAAGCGGCGGAGTCCGGCGCGAGGAAATCAGAGGTCAACCGCGTTGGCGGATGGCGCGTCTTTTCTCTGATCAGCGGAGGTATGTATGTCACGATGGCGCCTGTTGTTCCTCCTTGCCTTTTTTGTTATGTTTTCGCTTTTCCTGGTTGCGCAGCAATCACCTTGGCGCCTGGCGCCGCCCAACCCTGAGTTCAGCCGTTTCTTTCAGGCAACCGGATCCAGTACGCCGGCGCAGGCGGAAAGTCACCCGGGGTTGGCTGGATTGGTGCCGTCTCCCCTCGACCTGTCCCACCTCCTCGCTCCAGCAACTCCGGCGGTCTTCCCGCGCCGGTTTGACCTGCGCGGAACGGGTCGTTTGCCCTTGATCAGGGACCAGGATGGCTATCCCGCCTGCCAGGCTTTCGCCACCATGGGCATGCTGGAGTCCATGTTGCTGCCGCAGGAGAAGCTGGACCTCTCGGAATGGCATATTTACCGCTATCACGGTTTTGACTTTCACAACGAATACGGCGATTACACCGGGGGCAACTGGCAGATGAACGCCGCCTATCTGTTGCGCTGGTCCGGTCCGGTCGGGGAGGAAGACTCGCCCTACGGGTCGGGAGACGATCCGGATGCGCTGCAATTGCCGCCGGTCAAGCATATCCAGAACATGCGTTTCTTCGCTCCGCGGCGCGATGCCCTGGACAATGCCGAAATCAAGCAGTTCCTGATGGCTCAGGGACCTTTCTACGTCAGTATTTTCTACGATTCAAGCAGTTACAACTCCTCGACCGCGTCCCATTACTATTCCGGGGAACCCAACGCCAACCACGGCGTATTGGTGGTGGGCTGGGACGATGATTATAATCGCAATCGTTTTCTGCAGATTCCCCCGGAAAACGGCGCCTTTATCTTGCGCAACAGTTGGGGAGGTCAATATGGAGACGGCGGCTATTTCTACATGTCCTATTACGATACCGGCTTTATGCCCCGCATCGGCGTGCCCCGGGTGGAGGAAGCCGACAATTACGGACTGGTTTACCAATACGATCCCCTGGGCGTGATCTCTTTTCTGGGAGGCGTATCCAGCCACGCCTGGGGATGTAACGTGTTCTCCGCCCGGGAAGCCGGGGAACTGACCGCGGTGGGTTTCTATTTGATGGACTCGAATTCCGCTTATACTATTCGTGTGTACCGCCGTCTTGCCGGAGAAAGTCCGGAAACGGGGCGTCTGTACCTGGAGCAGCAGGGTACGTGGCCCCACGCCGGGTTTATAACGGTACCCCTGGAAGCGGGGGTTCCCCTGGCGCAAGATGAACGTTTCGCCGTGGCGGTCCATTTCCAGACCCCGGGGACGCGTTATCCCATCCCGGTGGAATACCCGATCAATGGCTATTCTTCACCGGCCACGGCCTCTCCGGGGCAGAGCTTCGTCAGCCTTAACGGCGAAGGCTGGCATGACCTGACCGGTATTCTGGCGGACAGCAACGTTTGCATCAAGGGATACTCGGCGTATTCCACCCCGGTGCAGGCTTCCATTTCCGCCCGCTTGCTGCACTCCGCGGGCTGGATCCTGAGCTATCCCTATGTGAGCGTGGATGTCTCGGTGGATTTTGCCGGAGTAGCGGTGGAGTCGGTGGCGGTGTATCGCCGCGATGATACTTTCGGCACACGCAAGGTCATGGAGATCCCGGTCGCCGAGTTGGCGGAGGGAGCTGTTGAATGGCTGGACACTTCCGTGTCTACGGGGCGGGATTACGCCTACCAGGTCCGTTGTTTCGGCCCGGGAGGACGCTTCCGGGGACGTTCCGGCTGGTCGACGGTGGAGGTTGTGCAATGAAGGCCGGCCGCACTGTATTGCTCTCGATCGCGACACTGGTGATCTTTCCAT
This sequence is a window from Candidatus Aminicenantes bacterium. Protein-coding genes within it:
- the smc gene encoding chromosome segregation protein SMC, with product MNIYLDKLDLQGFKSFPEKTVIRLHQGITAVVGPNGCGKSNIVDAIFWVLGEQRIKNLRGEVNEDLIFNGSMQLKPLGMAEVGAHFVKGDENVYMARRFFRTGESKYILNDKYCRNRDIQDALYDMQLGERKYFIFEQGSIDKLISLKPSEKRLLIEEAAGILQYLERKKETAQKLVVAEQNLDNLEILGADKESRLKELRNQVNYVRRYREFKEKREALLSTLLFRRHRGLADSFATTRTSLEKLLEKEKSLNFEITRREKESLEDEECRWKLDRELKQEQHEVYESRRRIQELRNDADKLEQRRSFLEQRIHELETLCANAVKEGESLGQEADTAAAEVADLESCLKEVREKSVAIDARLDAVKLRIKENATRNAESRDAAFRLQNELSGISNIIRDMDKRSGRLENEIEAKSAFVAELAAQLNEKEIQEAETRLNQARAREQKDSQAFRAESERLQVAGRELEKLIAEEKNASGEVRNLQSQIDKYQQVRERLNRNGQNGEKIETAGLLQEQVQAERDDHRWLENFYFEEMTAPLLKRNADALQSALPRLWLRRERRDETPAEIERDPGVLARVKDRFSVRDTQFKQALRNGVLVRSLEDGLRIFETHGVNVVTPDGVVITRDGIMVRNRERGILDVMDEIRAAQASQAEWEKVISRLGEERKTAEAELQKIQTGRGELENRLRNVRGELTGWQTRLETLKRDRDAVMKRVERTRAEIQFLKAEKRALETEFVAREASQKALDDQMEEMRRTLDSATDTEKETVAESARVEKELLQSEGRVNLLAEQLRSHQADLRRLQEAGRNLEARRSAHEEECRNLKQELSSSGEKVVTLRREADELEGKREKREKAIREQEGRFQELSGRLRERTRELEALRTELEEVRNKRGALEIEVSSLKKDTARLQDIAFQELNTDLESLVPGEEWQDLDLGQLQEESDQSNLRLTKMRDSNRLNFSAESEYEILSKEYGFLISQKEDVMKSINDLNEAIRRIDAESRQSFMEAFEKIRGYFLKNFQILFEGGDAEMALTDPDDILESGLEIQAQPPGKKLQSLRLLSGGEKTLTSLAFLFALFEYKPSPFCVFDEVDASLDEANIQRFLKFLHKLKAQTQFLIITHNFKTMEEADYIYGISMNEPGVSSVFSMRMTGRGGLQVADRPE
- a CDS encoding FHA domain-containing protein gives rise to the protein MQLNVYWIIALVLLIAALLGMGILIRRRKSLYDEIDSELDEESSAEEEVFPPAHDLFDSSVWGRVDIMVEGRRISTQRVHLTTATIGRDPGQAQIVIPELIVSKQHCELFEKSGSLWIRDAGSTNGLFRDGEQIQEAEVTHGAVFSLGRRGSVKLVFTTDPPQES
- a CDS encoding flavodoxin-dependent (E)-4-hydroxy-3-methylbut-2-enyl-diphosphate synthase; the protein is MPVMRREIFVGSVGIGGNHAVSIQSMTNTDTRDVDVTLAQIRALATAGCEIVRVALPAHDAVDAFGLIVRDSFLPVIADVHFDASLALAAIEAGAHGLRINPGNIGDRRRLVPVIRSAAERGTPIRIGVNAGSLEKRFRDSAQPRYRAMVDSLMQHVRFFRDQGFELIKISLKSSRVKETVAANRLVVQACNYPIHLGVTEAGSGLDGEVKSAVGIGALLLDGIGDTIRVSLTADPVREVRVAKALLAAVGLRRTGVEVISCPTCARTSVDLIPLVERVKSCLAGLKSGRRLTVAVMGCEVNGPGEARDADVGLAFSRTRGFIFRNGKVVARVEVAQAVERLEKEVRRMLASGE
- a CDS encoding serine/threonine protein kinase, which gives rise to MIKAGSTLGQFQILRKVGRGGMGTIFAAMDTVLHRKVALKVIHEHLVGNLKSVEAFRKEAITQAQLTHPNIVSVYASHQLDNHHAMVMEYVEGESLRDILRQRGHLSVLEAVGNMRQLLRGLRYAHSFNIVHLDIKPGNLIRTPTGQLKISDFGIAAIAGIHPSEEDGFIMATPWYAAPEQLCGRPADQRCDLFSAGVTLYEMLTGEIPYDAGAWDPEHPKKWVDRIKEWMPPSSKREGIDKALDEFVSRSVQKKPERRFQTAGEMLIALDGIRLATLPA
- the folK gene encoding 2-amino-4-hydroxy-6-hydroxymethyldihydropteridine diphosphokinase, translated to MIYYLSMGSNLGNRRRNLEKGIRHLGAQGRIGPVSSLYRTRPQGMPSGTPDFFNLALRLDSGLEPMQLLQWIKVIEALMGRGLRPGPPRSRCLDADILLAGHRVHNTAELTIPHPRMTRRAFVLVPLAEIAPQMVHPVLGLKIIELLTRLDDQDGILRIDNPPAKPGV
- a CDS encoding surface layer protein B; translated protein: MSRWRLLFLLAFFVMFSLFLVAQQSPWRLAPPNPEFSRFFQATGSSTPAQAESHPGLAGLVPSPLDLSHLLAPATPAVFPRRFDLRGTGRLPLIRDQDGYPACQAFATMGMLESMLLPQEKLDLSEWHIYRYHGFDFHNEYGDYTGGNWQMNAAYLLRWSGPVGEEDSPYGSGDDPDALQLPPVKHIQNMRFFAPRRDALDNAEIKQFLMAQGPFYVSIFYDSSSYNSSTASHYYSGEPNANHGVLVVGWDDDYNRNRFLQIPPENGAFILRNSWGGQYGDGGYFYMSYYDTGFMPRIGVPRVEEADNYGLVYQYDPLGVISFLGGVSSHAWGCNVFSAREAGELTAVGFYLMDSNSAYTIRVYRRLAGESPETGRLYLEQQGTWPHAGFITVPLEAGVPLAQDERFAVAVHFQTPGTRYPIPVEYPINGYSSPATASPGQSFVSLNGEGWHDLTGILADSNVCIKGYSAYSTPVQASISARLLHSAGWILSYPYVSVDVSVDFAGVAVESVAVYRRDDTFGTRKVMEIPVAELAEGAVEWLDTSVSTGRDYAYQVRCFGPGGRFRGRSGWSTVEVVQ